Sequence from the Leptospira fainei serovar Hurstbridge str. BUT 6 genome:
GCATTGACACCTCTCGCTCAAATCGAACTATATAGATGTAACTCAAATCCCGGCACCAGATCAGAACAGGAGCGACCGTGTAGGAATACATCCACCTCCGGCCAGAACACGAAAATATCAAAGCCGAAGTCGAAAAACTAAACCTGTCGGATGTCCGCCTAACGGCCAAGGTTTGCCGAAGTCCGGCGAAGCCGGATTTGCCGGAGGCCGAGCAAGGGTCGCAAAGCGAGCCCGAAGCGCAGTGCCAAGCCGAAAGTTAGGCGACGTCCGACCCAAACTCGTTGCAATTCAAATTTCTTTCTAATTTACTATTAGTAACCAAATGCCGAGTTAGTAAAATTACTTCTTACGGCGGACAATTTCGCTCCGAATACGCGAGGCATTGACACCTCTCGCTCAAATCAAACTATATAGATGTAATTCAAATCTCGGCACCAGATCAGAACAGGAGCGACCCTGGAGGAATACATTCACCTCCGGCCAGAACACGAAAATATCAAAGCCGAAGTCGAAAAACTAAACCTGTCGGATGTCCGCCTAACGACCAAGGCTTGACGACGTTTCGCGAGTCCGAAGGACTTGGCGCGAGACTTGCCCTGCAAGACGAGTGACAAAGCGAAATGTGCCGAAGGCCAAGCGAGAGTCGCATAGCGATCTCGAAGCGAAGCGTCAGAGCCGTAGTTAGACGACGTGCTTGTCTAACTCATAATATAAGTATCGTCGACACCTTAATAGAACGAACGTTCTGTATGAAAAACATGATATTTTAATATAAAATATCAGCCTCACTCTTCAATAAGTGTATCTAAACGATTGTTATAAAAAAAAGCAATTTCGTCTAATGCGCTTCAAAAAATTATGTATCAAAAGTTAGAAGCTCTTGACAGTTTTTGACCATCGTCTACCTTAGATAAGGCCCCAAGCACTCTAGCAGGTAGAGTGCCAATAGGGCGGTAGTGACCTGAACTTGGAATGCTCAGGGTGCTTGCCTACTAATAGGAAGTTTGTCTATCGATTAGCATGACATAGATAACGGATCTTAAGTATTTTGCAAGCATATTCCTTAACTGTCTCAGAGGTGCATAAAAATGCTTAAGAGAACATATGAAATTAGATACGTCTTGTATCAGCCAGAACAAGACTACAGAGCGATAATTGAGGGAATTAAAGTAAATTTCCCCAATAACCAGCATATTGCTGGCGGAACTTGGATGATAAGAACCGTTAAATCAGCTATAGACGTCAGAGAAACTCTACTCCCCTATATTGATGCCGACGACCAATTATTAGTTGTAGAAGTAGTTCTAAATAATAGAGCCTCCTACAATCTACCCAAAAGAATAATTGAATGGTTTAAACAACTATTCTAATTCTTCCAAATCTGTGTTTAAAAATCTCTCTAGATCATCTTCGGTCAAGGGGGGAAATTTGATGGGTTCCGTATTACCGAGTATTTCAGTGTCCGCACTTAAGTAATACGGAATCCCTTCAATATGAATAATCGTTCCTTTTTTTAAAATCCAAGAATGACATTCGTTCATCTTTCTTATTGTTTCATGATCAAGATTCATAGTTCCTCTCCTTATATTATCTTACTAACTTAACTGAAAGATGATAACCTTTTTTAAAATAAAAGTATTTTCACAAGCATGTCGTCTAACGAAAGAGGCTGGCCGAAGTCCAGCGCGTCCGAAGGACTTGGCACGAGTTTGCTTTGCAAACGAAGTGACAAAGCTGGATTTGCCGAAGGCCGAGCGAGGATCGCGAAGCGAGCCCGAAGCGAAGTGGCCGAGCCGTAGTTAAACGCTGGCCAGGCCTTTGAAGAAAGTTGCTATGCCGAAATTAACCCTAACTCTTTAATGTTGTGAATCGAATCTAATTCTTTTTTGAACTGCTTCCCCGCTTCTTCTAAATCATAATAATTTTGAAGATTAAGCCAAAATTCTGGTTCTATCTGAAAGAATTTTCCCAATTTCAGAGCAGTCTCCGCAGTAACCGACCTTTCTCCACGAATAATTTGTCCAATTCTAGTCTGGGAAAGACCTGTCTCTTTTGATAATCTATACACTGATATTTGCATCGGTTTAAGAAACTCTTCTCCCAATACATCTCCAGGATGAATGTTTTTTATTTTACCTGCCATTTATCTTAAACCTCCTAATGATAATCTACAATCTCTACTTCGGAAGCATTGCCATCTAACCAATGAAAGCAGACTCTATACTGCGCATTTATTCTTATACTCCATTGGCCTTTCCTGTCTCCCTTCAATTGCTCTAAATGATTAC
This genomic interval carries:
- a CDS encoding HigA family addiction module antitoxin, with protein sequence MAGKIKNIHPGDVLGEEFLKPMQISVYRLSKETGLSQTRIGQIIRGERSVTAETALKLGKFFQIEPEFWLNLQNYYDLEEAGKQFKKELDSIHNIKELGLISA